The sequence TACTTGCCGGTTCTTTTGCCGTCCTGGCGGGATATGCTCTGGCCCGGTTTGATTTTCCGGGATCGAAGCTGTTCGGCATGAGTATCATATCCACTCAGCTTATTCCGGGCATTATGTTCCTGTTCCCGATATACCTAATGTTCCTGTGGATCAAGAATACCTTCGGTTTGCCGATGATCAACACGTACTGGGGAATGATTCTCGTCTATACGGCCTTTTATACCCCAATCAGTATCTGGATTATGCGCGGTTTCTTTGTATCCATTCCAAGAGATCTGGAAGAATCGGCTTCGATTGACGGCTGCACGAAATTCCAGGCGTTTTACAGGATCATTCTGCCACTCTCTGTACCCGGCATTATTGCGACCGGCATCTTTATCTTCCTTACAGCGTGGGATGAGCTTCTCTTCGCCTGGGTATTGACGACCAGCTCGGATGTACAGACGATTCCGGTCGGTATCCGCCTGTTTGTCGGCCAGTACAATACCCGCTATGACCTGCTAATGGCAGCTTCCACTGTTGTAACGGTGCCGGTTATGGTGGTATTTTTCATGACGCAGAAATACTTTATTAGCGGTATGACCGCAGGGGCTGTCAAGGGCTGAGCCGCGGGTATGCCAGGAAAGGTGAGAGTAATAATGCTGAAACTTACTACCGCAAGAGAAGTAACGGCTTCGGCCGAAGATATCCTAAGACAAGCGTTTGCCAAACGGATGGGCACGGGCGCACCTGTTAGCGCAATCTTCACCGATTCGCAACGCCGTGGGGCAGTCGGAATAGTAGGTCTGCCGCTTCGGGTACCAGCGATTCAGGAGCTGCTCACGCTACCCTCCGTGGCTGTGCTGCTGCCTGCTGAAGCCGACGCATCGGCGCTGTTCGCCTTAAACGGAGAAGGTACGGGACTGTGCTTGTATATCCGGTACGCCGGAAGACAGGAAGAGAGCGCTGAAATACCGGAGGCCACTGCAAGAGAAGCACTGGTGCAACTGCAAGGCGCATCGGGCTGGGCAGGAGCGCTTAATGCTGAGGGAGAGCATGTAATCGACCTGCGATCACCCGTGCCGGGTCCGCATTTCGCGGTCAATTTGCTACTCGGCAACCGTCTCCAGTTTCCCCATCCGCTTCAGACTACACCGAAGAGCGTTGTTGACCGATTAGGCGGCGGCAGCTTCCGTTCGCATGCTGCAACCCAGGTGCTGGCCACCCGCTGGGATATGCGTCAGGAGGAGAACGGTTTCCCGGCCAATCGGCAATTTTATCTGTTCGAAGAGGGGAAGCAGATCTTTTATTCCGCAGACCCCGGAGATGAAGGGATTGAATCGGCGGTCTGCCGGCATTCGCAGAATGCTACCGTTATAAACTACCGCACCCGCTGCGGTCTGGAAATCACCCGTACCCTCTTTATCCTCCCACACTCTGAAGGGATGCCTCTTGCGACTGAAATGCAGCGGATAGAGATTGCGAACCACGGAGAAGGTGACCGCTGTCTTCGGCTTGTCTACACGGGGATGTTCGGTTCCGCCGCTCCGGGGGCGCTGTTCGAGGATGTGCTGTACAGCAATGTCATTATGCAGGGCGGCGTACTTCAGGATTCCTCGGGAGCTGTGGCGGCCATCAGTCCCGATTATTATCCGGAAGGGGGCCGTCATGATCTTCGCTTCCACACGATGATCGTACACGGAGCGGGTGGACCGGTGCTGCCGCGCGAATACTGCGTCAGCTACAATGAATTCGTCGGTACCGGCTCGCTGCACCGTCCGTCCGGCGCGCTTAGGCTGAGTAACATTCTGCACCGCAAGGGACCGGGCTTCTTCGCCGTAGCCGGCGAGGTTCATATTTCCGCCGGGAACGCCGTAACGGTCGATCAATTGACCGGACTTGTCTCCGATAAGAGCGGCGCGCACTGGAATGAAACGGTGCTGGCGGACGAGGTAGGGGCGCTGGTCGCCCGTTTCTCCGACCGCAGCGCGGGGGAATCAGCGCTGGTGGAATCGTCCGGCTTCGTGCGGGAGTATGGCCAGTTTCTGCAGGTATCCTCCGGCGACGAGAACTTCGATGTGTTTGTCAACCGCAATCTGCCGTTTCAGGTTCTCTACCAATCGTTCGTCTCTCGTTCTTTTTGCCAGACACAAAAGGGATATAGGGAAATTGGTTTCCGCGAAATTCAGGATTTGTACGCCTCTATGTATTATTTTGTCGGTATGGGACGTAGCGGTCTGGTGAAAAGTCTGCTGAAGGAATGGACCGGCATGGTGTTCGAGCTGGGCTATGCGTATCACAATTTCTTCTGGGCCGGCAAAGAGCCGGGTAAATGGTCCGACGACGCATTATGGCTTATTCAAGCCGTCTACCGCTATGTCATGCTTACAGGAGATCTCGAGTTCCTGGACGAGTCTTGCCCGGTGGCGGGACAAGAAACCTACCGTCCGGTCTTCGAGACATTAAAAGCGATCATTGTATATTCGGGTCAAATTTCGGTCGGCCGACACGGTCTTCCGTTGCTGGACTACGCAGACTGGAACGACTGTTTGAAGCTGGATGATACGTATCTGAACGGCCCGGCCAAGGAAGAGCGCTACCGGAAGCAGCTCGAAGCCGACGGAGTCTTCGGCGATCCGTTGCACAGCGATTATTCCGAGAGCGTCATGAATGCTTTTCTGCTGAAGGTGGCGGTGGATGAATTGTCCGTACTGTCCGTCCGGAAGGGCGAACAGGATTATGCTGCCGAGCTGGATCACTTCGGAACAGAGCTGCGAGGACGCATTCAAGAGCATGCATGGAAGGACAATTTCTTCGCACGAGTGCTGTTCAACCGATATGCAAACGGAGAATACACGTATTTGGGAGCCGCGGGGGATGGTCTGTCTTCAGATCCGGCGGCCGACGGTTCTTACTTCCTGAATTCCTTCAGTTGGAGCATCCTGTCCGGCTGTGCAAATGAAGCGCAGATCACAGTGATGTTAGACACCATAAAGTCGCATCTTATGACTCCATTCGGGCTGAAACTGGTTTCGCCTGTCGCACTAGGACGGGTGTCCTCCCACACAGCTTCGGACGAATACTTTCCAGGCGACCGGGAGAATGGCGGCGTGTTCAAGCATGCTTGCATGATGGCTGCAGCTGCGATGTTCAAGGGAGCCAAGGAAGTGTGTGATACGGAACTTGCCGCTGAGTTGGGCCGCTTCGGTTATTGGCTGCTGGACCGGATCATGCCGTTTAAAACTATGGAAGATCCTTTCACCATCTGCGGAAATCCGAGATTCTGCACCCAATACAATAACAGCGAAACCGGTGAGAACATCGGTCCGATGCTAAGCGGCACCTCGACTTGGCTCACCCTCTCGCTGATGGAA comes from Paenibacillus sp. 19GGS1-52 and encodes:
- a CDS encoding carbohydrate ABC transporter permease, whose translation is MSTHRKRSVSSFLLTSLTWIIVVVTIFPILWMIFTSLHSNNQILNGITTFSLPKPQWVNYINMWDTVNFAVYFRNSLLICGATTLLAGSFAVLAGYALARFDFPGSKLFGMSIISTQLIPGIMFLFPIYLMFLWIKNTFGLPMINTYWGMILVYTAFYTPISIWIMRGFFVSIPRDLEESASIDGCTKFQAFYRIILPLSVPGIIATGIFIFLTAWDELLFAWVLTTSSDVQTIPVGIRLFVGQYNTRYDLLMAASTVVTVPVMVVFFMTQKYFISGMTAGAVKG